One segment of bacterium DNA contains the following:
- a CDS encoding DUF3078 domain-containing protein — MFGKQILLVLTAHLILVLFSASLFAAPPAPSPWRLQMESNLGLAQSSYSNNWVGGEAGSMTWVSNFLGKAERQFSTSWFEGNELKLQFGQTHSQRQSDKHWLPPQKSADQIRYDGIVRYTRGWFVDPYVGLTFESQFLDASDSLKHRYLNPIDLTEATGFARTLIEKPDVNVLTTRLGFGLKQRFTAFSDPADPTHEKTLRQNTNDGGIEWVTHLVLGSPKKPYNFDSRLTVFQALFHSIHSDIALPPQNDNWKTATANWDNTVSVNVTKILQVGLAWQLLYDKQIALGGRFRETLSLGLAYKFANYTEEKK; from the coding sequence ATGTTTGGCAAGCAAATCCTTTTGGTGCTCACCGCGCACCTGATTCTCGTGCTCTTTTCCGCATCTCTATTTGCTGCGCCGCCCGCCCCAAGCCCTTGGCGCCTGCAGATGGAATCCAATCTCGGCCTGGCCCAATCCAGCTATTCGAACAATTGGGTTGGTGGCGAAGCCGGTTCCATGACGTGGGTGTCCAACTTCCTGGGCAAAGCCGAACGGCAATTTTCCACGTCCTGGTTTGAAGGCAATGAGTTGAAGCTGCAATTCGGCCAGACCCATTCTCAGCGGCAGTCGGACAAGCATTGGCTTCCGCCCCAAAAGTCTGCGGACCAGATCCGCTATGACGGCATCGTCCGTTACACTCGCGGCTGGTTTGTGGATCCCTATGTCGGTCTGACCTTCGAATCGCAGTTTCTCGATGCATCCGACTCCCTGAAGCACCGCTACCTGAACCCCATTGACCTGACCGAAGCGACCGGCTTTGCCCGCACGCTGATTGAAAAACCCGACGTCAATGTTTTGACGACGCGTTTAGGTTTCGGCCTCAAGCAGCGCTTCACCGCCTTTTCCGATCCGGCGGATCCCACCCATGAGAAAACGCTGCGCCAGAACACCAATGACGGTGGTATTGAATGGGTGACCCATCTGGTGCTGGGCTCACCCAAGAAGCCCTATAACTTCGACTCGCGGCTGACGGTTTTTCAGGCGCTGTTCCACTCGATTCACAGCGATATCGCGCTGCCCCCACAGAATGACAATTGGAAAACTGCCACGGCCAACTGGGACAATACGGTCAGTGTGAACGTTACCAAGATTCTGCAGGTCGGTTTGGCCTGGCAGCTTCTGTATGACAAGCAGATTGCCCTCGGTGGCCG